The sequence ATCTTACTAAAAGTGAAGGAGATATACTATTACATTTTCTTGCTGGTCCTGGCTTTATTAAAGCTCCTGAAGAGATTATGTATATTATAAAAGTTCCAATAAACTAATTGAAAGAGAGAGGACATCACAATCCTCTCTTTTCTTATTAACTATTCTGTTAAATCTGAACAATAGATATTTTTATCTGAATCTATCTCTACCATTATACAATGCCCAGCAAAATAATCTGGATAACAGTAGAAATAAACTTCCATACTTATTTTATCTTCATTAAAAATAATATTTACAGTTTCAGGATATAAGCTTTTTAAAAATTCCTCTTTTTTTATAGGTAGATAAACTTTTTCATTATCTTCTACAAGATAACATTTTTTCTCTTCCCCTTCAACAGGTATTCCACTACTTGCCCATTTCTCAGCAAGAGAGATAATTCCACTTTCTAAAAGTTTCTCCTCTAATTTTTCTCTATTTTCCTCTAACCATTTTAAATTCTCTTTTATCTCTTCTAACTTTTCATCTAACACTAACTCATCTTCAGAAATTATACTTAAAGCAACTTTATCTCTATTAAAGATACTAAATAGAGTTTCATAACTATCCTCTGTATCAAAGAAATCTTCAACTTTTAAAATATCAAAAGTTTTCTTATCTTCATATATATCAAATTTCATATTCAATTTTCTTAAAAAGAAAAGTGTCCAAATATCATTTGGTGCTAAAGAGTACGAGTTTTTAAAATATTCTAAAGCTTTCTCTTTATCATCTAAATAATAGTAATTATGCCCCATTCTATAATGCCAAAGAGAATCATTTTTCCCTTGCTCCTCAACCGAAAGCAATACATCTATTGCCTCTTGATATTTTCCTTGTCCATTTAATGCTCTTGCTAAATATGTTTCTATCTCATAATCTCTTTTATTGGCAGATAGAGTTTTAATTTTTTCTATAATTTTATTATACTCACTATTTTCAATAAATTTATCAAATTTTTCAAATAATATTCTACTCATATACTCTCCTTAATATATACTTATTATAATATTTAATTTTTTATTGTAACATCTTTTATAGAAATCTAAAAGTCCCTCATAACAGAATATAATTTCATCAAAAACATCTTCAGCCACAGCTTTTTTCCATCTATTTGGATAGATTTTATCTTTATCATACTCTTCAAGATTTTGCTCTTTCACAAGAATATCAATATTTACTTTTTCTAAAGCCTCTATTATCTCAGGCAATTCACTATATTTAGTAACCTTTAAAATCTCTTTAATACTATTGGTATTAGTTAATTTTTCCTTTCCCATAATAGCTTCACTTAACTTATTCTCTTTTATTGGATTAAAAGCTGATTTTTTAGTAAGAAAGAAATGAAGAGCATCCCACATCTCATCAACATCACATATATCACAAGTTTCATTTTCAGAAAGTTCTTCTATCTCATCTATTATCTCATCACAATCCATTTTTTTCATTTTCTTTAAAACATTATCGTCTACAGCCATATATTGTGCTAGCATTTCCTTTTCTCCTTTTTGTCCGTTTTCTTTAATTTTATCATAACTATTATTAATAATCTATTAGCTATCTTAAAAAATCTATTCTTTTGTGCTAATATATTAAATATAAAATTTTAATTAAGGGGGAGTAAAAATGGATTTAAATTTTTTATTAGATGATATTATAAAAAATAGAAGAGCTCTTCATCAAATACCTGAAACTGCTCTTGAAGAGTTTAAAACTAAAGAATATCTTAAAAACTATCTAATCTCAATAGGATTAGAGCCTCAAGAAGTTGTTGAAACTGGGTTATTTGTTTACATCGAAGGAAAAGATAAAGAGAATTGTATCGCATTTAGAAGTGATATTGATGCTCTAAATATAAAAGAGGAAACAGGAGCAGAGTTTGAATCAAAACATGTTGGTAAGATGCATGCTTGTGGACACGATGGACATATGACTACTCTACTTGCTTTTGCTAAATATCTTACAACTATACAACCACTTGAAAAAAGTGTCCTTCTTATTTTCCAACCTGCTGAAGAATCTCCAGGTAGAGCAAAGGATATTGTTGAAACTGGATTATTAAAAAAATACAATGTTAAAGCTATCTATGGAATGCACCTTTTCCCTGAACTTCCTGAAGGGACAGTAGCAAGTAAAGAAGGACCATTCTTTGCTCAAGCAGCTTTAATGACTACAACTATTACAGGAAAAAGTGGACATGGAGCTATGCCACACAAAACAATAGATCCTCTAATGGCATTTACTAAAATTGTAGATGGATATCAAACTATTGTTTCAAGAAATCTTTCTCCATTTGATCCTGGAGTTGTAACTATTGGTAAATTCTGTGGTGGTTCAGCTCAAAATATAATTGCTGATACAGTTAATTTTTGGGGAACTATAAGAACTTTTAAAGAGGAAAACACTGAATTTATAATTGATAGAATAAAAGAGATTCATAGAGGAATTGAACTTTCTTATAGAGTTAAAATTGATGAAAAGATAGATATTGTATATCCACCAGTAGTAAATGATAAAGAGCTTTATAAAAAATTTGTTGAAACTATGAAAGATATGAACTATGTTGAACATGAAGCTTTAACTATTTCTGAAGATTTTGCTTACTATCAAAAAGAAGTTCCAGGAATATTTATGCTTTTAGGAACTAGAAGTGAAGAAAAAGGATTTATTCACCCTCTTCATAGCTGCCATTTTAATTTCGATGAAAAGGTACTTTTAAAAGGAGTAGAAGCTTTTGCTAGAATTTTAGAAAGTCATAACAACTAACACTTGATTATTTAGTTATGCTTATTTAATACATCGTTAGTTTTACAGCAAATTTCCTTTGCATTTAGCGATTATTAGTCAATTTTAGTTATTTATATTCTTTTTTAACATCAAGTTGCTTCCATGTCAGTGAATATCCCTAGGCTCATTCCGTTGTATGGGTATCGCAGGAGTTCCACTCCTGCATCTCAAAAATAGTAGTCGCTAAAGCTTCTCTATTTTTGGAACTCGCTTCGCCTCAAACACGTTGCATTTTCCTAACTTTATTTCACTAAGGGCTTCTAATATTCTCTTCCAAATTACATCAACTTGATGTTAGGAGAAATTAATTTTTGATTAAATATCTAAATATTTAATAATAAAAAGAGAGTAACAGTTTAAAAGCTACTCTCTTTTTCTATCCTATTCATTTGTTATTTCAATAAAAGTTTCAATCTTTGCACCAATAAATTTGATAATCTCTTTTAACTCTTGTGGACTTGTTTCAAAACCTTGATTAAATAGATCAGAGTTTCTTCCTCTTAATTTTAAAATATCAAGAATAGTTGTTGTCAGTTGCTCTGCCTTTTCTGTTTTTAAAACAAAAGCTAACTCATATTGATCTGAATATTCCTTAGAGAAAAGTCTAAATATCTTATCTATTGTCAACTTCTTCTCATAGATAATTTTACAAACCCAACTATCTACCTCTTTTTTTTGAGCCTCTAATTTATCCTTTTTAGCATAATAGATATAGATACACTCTTTTTTCTCAATCTCTTTATCTTTACTTGAATTTAGCTCAACTCTCTCTAACTCTTGATCCTCTATTATCTTTTTATAAAATCCCTCTAATGGTTTCTCAAGTATCCCTTTTTTTCTTAAACTTTCAAGTCCATTTTTTACTGCACTAACTAAACTTGTTTTTGTTTGATTAGCACCACCATTACTTATATGATACTCCCTTACAAGCTCAATTATATCCTCTCTCTTTTTCAATTCATTGCTTTTTAATAGCTTAGGAATAAAAGTTTCAACCATTTTTGCATTTAAAATTACACCAGCATACTCATATGTAGTATTCATCTTTCTCACCCTGATATTTTAATATAAATCTTTATTTTTGCAACTATCTATCATATTGCTTGTATCTTCTTTTTCAATAGATATAATTTCTATCTCTGAATTTTTTTGTTTTTTTACATAAAGTCTATCATAAAAAAATAGACAGACAAAGGAAATTACTAAAGCTCCAAAACTAGCTCCTATACTTTGATACTCTGAAGCTCCAAGTTTGCTTGCAATAAGATACCCTAAAATCATTGCTACTGCTGGAAAAACATAAGCTATTGAAGCTGCCTTTATAACTTTTCCTGCTGATATCTCAAAAGTAACTGTATCTCCTATCTCAGCTTTTTTATCTGTTACAAATTCAAAATCCTTACCATATTTTCCCTCTCCACTGCAACCACTACAATGAGAACATGCTGTATCCTTATATAGCTTTACAAGAATTTTATCTCCATTTATTGCCTTTACAATTCCTTTGTTAACCACTTTTTTCACCTCTATAATATTAAAAGTTTTATGCTTATTTTTAGATTATACCATAAAAAAAAACTTTAAAAAAGCTAAAGGTATATTTCTTGAAAACTATTTTTCTCTATGATACAATATAAAATAGTTTATAAGTAAATTAATGAAGAGGTAAGAAGTGAAAAAGTTGCTTTGGTTTCTAAAATTTAGATACATCTATATTTATTTTCTTTTATATATGGTAGCAGATTATTTTTTCAAAGGCAGAGTAAGTGAACTAGGTATTTTTAGTTTTATTGACTCTTATTTTGGGATAGTAGTTTTCCCTTTAATTATAATACTTCTTTTCTCTATACTTTTCCCTTTTATAACTAATAAAACTAAAAAAATGTTATTAAGTGTAAGGTTATACTGCTTTTTTCTATTATCTATTAGTTGCATCTTATTATATTTAATGTATATTTTAAAACTTCCTTTTGCTGAAACAATAGCAGATGATGAAATTATAAAAGAATTTTTTCAACTTTCAATTTATAAATATAAAATTGGTTTAGTAGCAACATATGGTTTTTATCTATTATTAACAAATGTAATGTTTAAATATCTTTATATAGGATTAGGAGTCATTATCTTTTGTACTACATTTTTAATTGTTGCTAAAGCTATTAATAGAGGAATTTCAAAAATGTATCACAACTATAAAGAGAAAAAAAGAATAGCTAGAGAGGAACAACTTATTAGAGAACAAATAGCTATTAAAGAAGCTCTTGAAAAACGTGAAGCACTAATGAAAGAGAAATTAGAACAGGAAAAAGAAAATAAAATTAAGGAAAGAGTGGAAGAGGTACTATTGAATAAAGAACTTATTTTGGATAACTCTACAACTGAAGTTGAAAATATTCTTGAAGAAGAAAAGAAAACAGTTACAAAAAGTTTAGATCCTAATAAAAATCTATCTCAAGAAAAGATAGAAAATAGAAACAATCCACCTAAAAATTCTGAAAGGTTCAATGATAATTTTAATCTTTTTACTATCAATGATAATTCTAAAGAAAAAGATAAAAATGGAAATATATTAGATGAAAATATAAAAAATGATGGGATAGATAAAATTAATGAGAGAGAACTTTTAAAAATAATAAAAGAGAAGGAAGGAGTAAAAAATGATACTAGCATCAAAATCTCCAAGGAGAAAAGAGATTCTTGAAGATATGGGATTTAATTTAAAAATAGAAGGTGCTGAAATTGAAGAGATAAGTGATGAAAAAGAGCTTACTCTAAAAATTATGGATATTGCTAGAAAAAAAACTTTCTCTATTGCTGAAAAATATCCAACTGAATATGTTGTTGGAGCTGATACAATAGTTGAAGTAGATGGTGAGATAATTGGAAAACCTAAAAATAAAGAGGAAGCATTTAAAACATTGAAACTCCTTTCAGGTAGAAAACACAATGTAATCACTGCTTATAGTTTTATAAATATCTCTAAAAATATAGATATTACAAATTATAATATTAGTGAAGTTTTCTTTAGGGAACTAGATGAAAATATGATAAAATGGTATATAGAAACTGGTGAGCCTATGGACAAGGCAGGTTCTTATGGAATACAGGGAAAAGGTGCTGCTTTTGTTCAAAAAATAAATGGTGATTTCTTTAGTGTTATGGGATTTCCTATTGGAGATTTTATAGCAAAGCTTAATGAAGTTGGAATTAGTTTAGAAGAGATTAAAAATATTTAACTATAATATTTAATTAACTTAGAGGTGAAAAATGAAAAAGTATTTTAATAAATTTTTAGGTTTTTTCTCTGAAGATTTAGGAATTGATTTAGGGACATCAAATACTTTAATCTGTGTTAAGGACAAGGGAATAATTTTAAATGAACCTTCTGTTGTTGCTATTAACACTAAAACAAAAGATATTTTTGAAGTTGGAGAAAGAGCTAAACTGATGATAGGGAGAACTCCTAACAACCTAGATACTATCAGACCATTAAAAAATGGGGTAATTGCTGATTATGAGATAACAGAAAAAATGCTAGGTTCTTTTTATAAAAGAGTAAACCATAGCAAGTTTTTATCTAGTCCTAGAGTTATTATCTGTGTTCCTGCTGGAGTTACTCAAGTTGAAAAGAGAGCTGTTATAGAGGTTACAAGAGAGGCTGGAGCTAGAGAAGCATACTTAGTTGAAGAGCCTATGGCTGCTGCTATTGGAATAGGATTAAATATATTTGAACCTGAAGGAAATATGATTGTTGATATTGGTGGGGGAACTGCTGAACTTGCTGTTATATCTCTTGGAGGTATAGTTAAGACTTCATCTTTTAGAGTAGCTGGAGATAGATTTGATGCTACAATTATTGACTATATTAGACAAAAGCATAACCTTTTAATAGGAGAAAAAACTGCTGAAGATATTAAAAAACATATTGGAGCAGTTATGGAGTTAGAAGAGGATTTATCCATTGATATCAGTGGTAGAAATGCTTTAAATGGATTACCTAAAGATGTAAAAATCTACTCTTCTGAAATTGTTGAGGCTCTTGGAGAACTATTACAACAAATTATTGAAGAGATCAAAGTTATTCTTGAAAAAACACCACCTGAATTATCATCAGATATTAAGAGAAGAGGAATCTATGTAACTGGTGGAGGTGCTCTTCTAAGAGGAATAGATAAAAAAATATCAGAAAGTTTAAATCTAAATGTTACAATTGCTGAAGATCCTTTAAACTCTGTTATCAATGGTATTCAAACTTTACTACAAAACTTTGATACTTATAGTAAAGTTTTAATCTCTCCTGAAATAGATTATTAATTTTTAAAGAAAGAAGGCTTTATATGAAAAGATTGTTTTTGATTTTTCTTATGTGTTATACCTTTTCATATAGTAACTATCTCATTAGTAATAGTGAGATAGTTCTTTTTTATGATAAAACTACAAATAATATCCATTATATTAAAGGGGATATTTTCCAGCCAGTTAATATCTCTAAAATAGAGGGTAAAATTATCCTTGATGGAAATAAGATTCTATCTTTAAAAGATTATCCAGTTGAGGCTAAAATTGTTCCTGAAACAAATATTCTTCAACTTTTCTATAAAGTTAATGAAAATAATATTATAGTAACTGTTTTCCCTTCTATGATTGAAAAAAACAGATTGTTTTTCAGTGTGGATCTAGGAAAACTTCCTAATAATAAAACAGTAGACTTTGCTTTTCACATAGTTCCACAGAGAGATAATGATTTTGTAAAGTATATTAGAGATACAAACTCTTTCAATTATAGTGATAATATCTCTTTTAAATCTGAAAACTATGGTGGTAGAACATTTATTGCTAGAGATAATGTTATTGAGAATTTTTTATTAGAAGAGGTAAATGAAAAGACTAAAAAATATCAAGATGATAATCTCTACTATATTATAAGTGTTGTTAAAGAAGATAAGCCTATCCTTTTCTCCTTTAAGTTCTATGATGAATCTAAAGACAACAGATATATTACTCCAAATATGGTAGCTAATCAGGAATTAGATTATTGGTTAAAAAAACAATTAACTTCTAAAAGAAATACAAAACATAATAAAGTAACTGAAGAGGTTCTAAAAAACTTAGAGTTGGTAACTTCAAGAGCTGTTATTCCTGATTCAATCTCATATAATGACAGCAGAGAAAACTTAACCAATAAAATACAACTCTTCTATATTTTAAGTAAGTTTAAATCTAATTTTGATGGTAGTAAGATTTTCGCAGATATTAACTTGAAAAAAAGTGAAACTGAAAGTGCTGAGTACTATACTTATGTTTTTAATTATATGAAAGATAATGGAGAAAAGTTTGATCCTAAATATTTTAATTGGAAAATCAAACCTGAAGTTCTATCTATGGTGGACTCTATTGAAGATAGTGGGGAGATTTTAGATGGAAGAGATAATATTTTTAACTACTATACTCAATATAATTTGATAGATATTATCTCTAATTTAGATGATTTTCAAGAGGATAGAGAGTATATTTTAGAAAGAAAAAATCTATTATATGACTTTATTTTAAAAAATTATACTACAAGAGATGGTTTAAAAACAAGAAGAGGAAATGAAAAGAGTAATCATAAAAACATTGCATATATAGGTTTTCTTCCTAAAGATCAACAAAAGAAAATCCTTTTATCTGATTATAAAAAATATTATAATAAAGAGATTGGAGTATTAAAAGAGAGATCTGAAAAGAAAGTTGATATAAAATATAATCTTGAATTTATTATTAAACTATATGAAAACAATTTAAAAGATCAAGGAGATAATCTTTTAAATAATATTGAAAAGATTATCTTAAATAATAACTGCTATATAACTCCTAAAATAGATTTGAATGGAGATAATTATGCAGCGATATATGGAGAGATGATATACTTATATCTTACAGCAATAGAGTTTAGGGAGAATAAAAATGAGTATTCAAAATAAAATAGAGGCTATTCTTCTACTTGGAGGAGATGAGATAAAGATAAAGGATCTTTGTAAATTCTTCTCTCTTTCAATAGATGAGATTATGCCAATAATTGATGAGTTAAAAAGAGCTAGAAAAGATAGTGGAATAAATATAGAGATCAATGGTGATTTAGTTTATTTAGTAACTAATCCTATATATGGAGAAGTTGTCAATGAGTTTTTTGAACATGAAGCTAAACCTAAAAAACTTTCTGGTGCATCATTGGAGACACTATCAATTATAGCTTATAGACAGCCAATTACTAAAAGTGAAATAGAAGCTATTAGAGGTGTTTCAGTAGATAGAATTATACAAAACCTAGAGGAGAAAAAATTTGTAAGAGTTTGTGGAAAAAAAGAGGGAACTGGTAGAGCTAATCTCTATGAAGTTACAGAAAAATTTTTGACATATATAGGTTTATCTTCTATTACTGAACTGCCAAACTATATTGATATAAAAGGGAGAATTGAAGAAAATGGAAGAGATGAGGATAAATAAGTATCTAGCCTCAATTGGAATAGCTTCAAGAAGAGAGATTGACAGATTGATTGATGAGGGAGCTATTAAAGTAAATGGAGAAAAGGCAACAGCTGGTATTAAAGTTTCAGATAAAGACGAGATTTATATCAAAGGAAAAAAGGTAAATAAAAGTGCTGAAAGAAAAGTTTACTACCTTTTAAATAAACCTCTTGAAGTTTTAAGCTCTGTAAAAGATGATAGAGGTAGAAAAACTGTTGTAGATTTGATAAAATGTAAGGAGAGAATATTTCCAATAGGGAGACTTGATTACAATACATCTGGACTTATGATTTTAACTAATGATGGAGAACTATTTAATAGAATTATCCACCCAAAAGCAGAGATCTACAAGGAGTATCGTGCTAAAGTTTTTGGAGAGATAAAAGATGAGTCTATCACAAAACTTAAAAATGGAGTAAAATTAGAAGATGGTATGACTCTACCTGCTTATGTTACTCTTTTAAAGAGGGAGAAAGGGAAAAGTGAACTTTTAATCTCTATAAGAGAGGGAAGAAACAGACAGGTTAGAAGAATGCTTGATGCTGTAAATCACCCTGTTATTACATTAAAAAGAGAGAAGATTGGAAAATTATCTTTAGAAAATCTTAAATTAGGAGAGTATAGGGAACTTACAACTGAAGAAGTGAATTATTTGTATTCATTGTGAACTACTCACCACTTATAGAAGTGGGAGCTTCGTGATTACTCATCAGAGTAATTTTAAAGAAGTTTGATAGCTATGCTATCCTTATTCTTACAGGCGTGTCCACATCGCCACTATGGCATAAGACTTATGTCTACAGCTTTACTTTTTAACAACGCTTTGGACTGTGAATATTTTACAAGGCAACAGTTTACTTGCCTTAACCTCATATATTCAGTTTTTAATGTTCGTTAATATAGTATACCATATTTTAGTGAGAATTTCCAATTCATCTCCCACCTAAAGAGGAGGGAGTCTTCTTGGAGATTTAAGATAAATATTATTTTTAGGAGGAAAAAATGGCTTTAACAAAAGAAGAAGTTTTAAATGTTGCCAAATTGGCTAGATTAAAATTTTCTGCTGAAGAAATTGAAAAATTTCAAGTAGAATTAAATGATATACTTGGATATATTGATATGTTAAACGAAGTAGATACAGCAGAAACAAAAGCTTTAGTACAAGTAAATGATGCAGTAAACAATTTAAGAGATGATGAGGTTAGAGAATCTTTATCAACTGAAAAAGCTCTTTCTAATGCACCTGATTCTGGAGATGGAGCAATAATCGTACCTAAAGTTGTTGGGTAATATTAAATTATATAAGTAAAAATCAAGGAGGATTTTTTCAATGGAAAATTTTTATAAATTATCTGCCTTTGAAATTAGAGAAAAGATTTTAAAAGGGGAAATCAAATCAGAAGATGTAGTTAAAGATATATTTGAAAGAATTGAAAAAATAGATAATAAAATAGGAAGTTTTGTTAATCTAAGAAAAGAGAAAGCTTTAGCTGAAGCTAAAATAATAGATGAAAAAATTAAAAATGGAGAAAAAGTAGGAGCTCTAGCTGGGGTACCTGTGGCAATAAAAGATAATATGGTATCTGAAGGAGATGTAACTACTGCTTGTTCAAAAATACTTTCAAACTATACAGGAGTATATGATGCTACTGCTGTTAAAAAATTAAAAGAAGCTGATGCTATTATCATTGGTATCACTAATATGGACGAATTTGCAATGGGAAGTACTACAAAAACTTCTTATCATAAAGAAACTAAAAACCCTTGGGATCTTGAAAAAGTTCCTGGAGGAAGTAGTGGAGGAGCAGCAGCTTCTATTGCAGCTCAAGAAGCTTTCCTATCTCTAGGATCAGATACTGGGGGAAGTATTAGACAACCAGCTTCTTTCTGTGGAGTTGTAGGTTTAAAACCAACTTATGGAAGAGTTTCAAGATATGGACTTATGGCATTTGCCTCATCTCTTGATCAAATTGGACCTATTGCTAAAAATGTAAGAGATATAGCTCTTTGCTTAAATGTAATCTCTGGTTCAGATGATTATGATGCTACTGTTTCAAGTAGAGAAGTACCTGATTATACAGAGTTTTTAGGAAAAGATATTAAGGGAATGAAAATTGGAGTTCCTAAAGAATACTTTATTGATGGAATAAATGAAAATGTAAGAAAAGTTGTAGATGAGGCTTTAGATAAATTTAGAGAATTAGGAGCTGAAATTGTTGAGATTTCTCTTCCTCATACAAAATATGCTGTTCCTACTTACTATGTTATCGCTCCTGCTGAAGCAAGTTCAAACCTTGCAAGATTTGATGGAGTTAGATATGGATATAGAAGTGAAAATATAAAAGATGTTAATGATCTTTATGTTAATTCAAGAAGTGAAGGTTTTGGAGATGAAGTTAAAAGAAGAATAATGATAGGAACTTATGTTTTAAGTGCTGGTTTCTATGACGCTTACTTTAAGAAAGCTCAAAAAGTTAGAGAACTAATCAAAGAAGATTTTGATAGAGCTTTTGAACAAGTAGATATGATATTTACTCCAGTATCACCAAATACTGCATTTAAACTTGATGCTAAAAAATCTCCTATCGAACTTTACCTAGAGGATATTTTCACAATTTCTGCTAATCTTGCTGGAATCCCAGGTATCTCAATCCCTGCTGGATTAGCTGACAATATGCCTGTTGGAATTCAACTATTAGGTAAACCTTTTGGAGAAGGAGAATTAATACAAGCTGGAGATGCTTTTGAAAAAATTAGAGGAGAATGGAAGCTACCTAATTTAGACTAGTAGCTATCTGTTAGAAGGAGATAATAAAATGAGAGAATGGGAATCAGTTATAGGATTAGAAGTTCACCTTCAATTAAAAACAGGAACTAAAGTTTGGTGTGGTTGTAGTGCTGACTATGACAATGCTGATGCTAACACTCATACTTGTCCAATCTGTTTAGGACACCCAGGTGCACTTCCTAAATTAAATAAAAAAGTTGTAGAATATGCAGTAAAAGGAGCTCTTGCTCTTAACTGTAAAATAAATAATGAGAGTAGTTTTGATAGAAAGAACTATTTCTATCCTGATACTCCCAAAAACTATCAAATTACTCAATTTGATAAATCTTATGCAGAAAAAGGATTTCTTGAATTTAGTTTAAATTCTGGAAGAATGGTAAAAGTTGGAATTACAAAAATTCAAATAGAAGAAGATGCTGCTAAATCAATTCATGCTGAACATGAATCACTTATCAACTACAATAGAGCATCTATACCTCTAATTGAGATTATATCTGAACCAGATATGAGATCATCAGAGGAAGCTTACGAGTACTTAAACACTTTAAAAAGTACAATAAAATATACTGGTATCAGTGATGTTTCTATGGAACTTGGTTCTTTAAGATGTGATGCTAATATCTCTGTAATGGAAAAAGGATCTAAAGTTTATGGAACTAGAGTAGAGGTTAAAAACCTTAACTCTTTCAAAGCTGTTGCTAGAGCAATCGATTATGAGATTGGAAGACAAATAGAAACTATTGAAAATGGTGGAGAGATTCACCAAGAAACTAGACTTTGGGATGAAGAATCTCAAACTACTAAAGTTATGAGAAGTAAAGAAGAAGCTATGGACTACAGATACTTCCCAGAACCAGATCTTCTAAAACTTGTTATCACTGATGAAGAAGTAGAAGCTATTAGAGAACTTATGCCAGAATCTAAAACTGATAAATTAAATAGATTTATCAATGACTATAAGATTCCTGAATATGATGCTAATATTCTTTGTGAAGATATTGAACTTGCTGATTACTTTGAAGCAGTTACTAAAGTTTCTGGAAATCCAAAATTAAGTTCAAACTGGATAATGACAGAAGTTATGAGAAACTTAAAAGAAAAGAATATTACTATTGAAAACTTCTCTATTTCTGCTGAACACCTTGGAGAGATCATAGCTCTTATTGAGAAAAATGTTATCTCTACAAAAATAGCTAAAGAGTTATTTGAAATAAAATTAACTGATGATAGAGCCCCTGAAGTTATTGTAAAAGAAAAGGGAATGGTTCAAGTTGCTGATACTGGAGCCATTGAAGCTATGATTGATGAAGTTATTGCTTCTAATGAAAAAATGGTAAATGACTATAAAAATTCAGATGAAGGAAGAAAACCAAGAGTATTAAAAGGACTTATTGGACAAGTTATGAAACTTTCTAAGGGTAAAGCAAATCCTGGAATGGTAACAGAATTAATGACTCAAAAATTAAGTAATCTTTAATAAGTAAAAAAATAAAACAGAACTAATTTTCTTGTTTAAAAAGTTAGTTCTGTTTTTTATTATAACAAACAAAAAATGCCGAAAAGAGAAATACCCTTTTCAGCATTTGAAAATCTTTTAAAATTAGTTTTTAAAGCTGTGGATAGGAGCAGGAACTCTTCCACCTCTATTAACAAATTTTTCACAACTAAATTTATTAACAGCCATTATTGGAGCATATCCTAAAAGTCCACCAAATTCAACTTGATCTCCTACATCTTTTCCAACTACAGGAATAAGTCTTGCTGCAGTTGTTTTATTGTTTACCATTCCAATTGCTGCTTCATCAGCTATAATTCCTGAAATAGTTGCTGCTGATGTATTTCCAGGGATAGCA comes from uncultured Fusobacterium sp. and encodes:
- a CDS encoding DUF2262 domain-containing protein, with the protein product MSRILFEKFDKFIENSEYNKIIEKIKTLSANKRDYEIETYLARALNGQGKYQEAIDVLLSVEEQGKNDSLWHYRMGHNYYYLDDKEKALEYFKNSYSLAPNDIWTLFFLRKLNMKFDIYEDKKTFDILKVEDFFDTEDSYETLFSIFNRDKVALSIISEDELVLDEKLEEIKENLKWLEENREKLEEKLLESGIISLAEKWASSGIPVEGEEKKCYLVEDNEKVYLPIKKEEFLKSLYPETVNIIFNEDKISMEVYFYCYPDYFAGHCIMVEIDSDKNIYCSDLTE
- a CDS encoding DUF1877 family protein — protein: MLAQYMAVDDNVLKKMKKMDCDEIIDEIEELSENETCDICDVDEMWDALHFFLTKKSAFNPIKENKLSEAIMGKEKLTNTNSIKEILKVTKYSELPEIIEALEKVNIDILVKEQNLEEYDKDKIYPNRWKKAVAEDVFDEIIFCYEGLLDFYKRCYNKKLNIIISIY
- a CDS encoding M20 family metallopeptidase, whose amino-acid sequence is MDLNFLLDDIIKNRRALHQIPETALEEFKTKEYLKNYLISIGLEPQEVVETGLFVYIEGKDKENCIAFRSDIDALNIKEETGAEFESKHVGKMHACGHDGHMTTLLAFAKYLTTIQPLEKSVLLIFQPAEESPGRAKDIVETGLLKKYNVKAIYGMHLFPELPEGTVASKEGPFFAQAALMTTTITGKSGHGAMPHKTIDPLMAFTKIVDGYQTIVSRNLSPFDPGVVTIGKFCGGSAQNIIADTVNFWGTIRTFKEENTEFIIDRIKEIHRGIELSYRVKIDEKIDIVYPPVVNDKELYKKFVETMKDMNYVEHEALTISEDFAYYQKEVPGIFMLLGTRSEEKGFIHPLHSCHFNFDEKVLLKGVEAFARILESHNN
- a CDS encoding SoxR reducing system RseC family protein; its protein translation is MVNKGIVKAINGDKILVKLYKDTACSHCSGCSGEGKYGKDFEFVTDKKAEIGDTVTFEISAGKVIKAASIAYVFPAVAMILGYLIASKLGASEYQSIGASFGALVISFVCLFFYDRLYVKKQKNSEIEIISIEKEDTSNMIDSCKNKDLY
- a CDS encoding ABC transporter permease; amino-acid sequence: MKKLLWFLKFRYIYIYFLLYMVADYFFKGRVSELGIFSFIDSYFGIVVFPLIIILLFSILFPFITNKTKKMLLSVRLYCFFLLSISCILLYLMYILKLPFAETIADDEIIKEFFQLSIYKYKIGLVATYGFYLLLTNVMFKYLYIGLGVIIFCTTFLIVAKAINRGISKMYHNYKEKKRIAREEQLIREQIAIKEALEKREALMKEKLEQEKENKIKERVEEVLLNKELILDNSTTEVENILEEEKKTVTKSLDPNKNLSQEKIENRNNPPKNSERFNDNFNLFTINDNSKEKDKNGNILDENIKNDGIDKINERELLKIIKEKEGVKNDTSIKISKEKRDS
- a CDS encoding nucleoside triphosphate pyrophosphatase, which codes for MILASKSPRRKEILEDMGFNLKIEGAEIEEISDEKELTLKIMDIARKKTFSIAEKYPTEYVVGADTIVEVDGEIIGKPKNKEEAFKTLKLLSGRKHNVITAYSFINISKNIDITNYNISEVFFRELDENMIKWYIETGEPMDKAGSYGIQGKGAAFVQKINGDFFSVMGFPIGDFIAKLNEVGISLEEIKNI